A window of Anas acuta chromosome 28, bAnaAcu1.1, whole genome shotgun sequence genomic DNA:
CTGCGGCGTGGCCTCCCTCGCAGTGACCGaggctggggtttggggtgcaGCGACACCCCCGGGATCCCCCAGGCGAGGTTGGGGGGGGCTCCGGCCCCCAGCTGagctccctgtcccctgctcaTCCTCGCAGTGGGGCTGGCACGATGCCGGTGGCTTTGGGGACGCGTCCCGCTCCGCACGGACATCCATGAGGCCGGGCTTACGGCAGAGCGGCACCGCGGTGTCACTGCTGGTCCCCTCCAGCGGTGATTTGGGAGGGGGTTGAGCACCCCGGAGACCCCCGCCGGACCCCCGGCCGGTCCTCGAGGGCTCCTTGGAGGCCTCTTCGTCTGGCCAAGGCTCTTGGGGCTGCGTGAGGGGGATTTGGGTCACGTTTACAAGGATTTGGGGTGGCAGAGAGGGGTGAGGGGAGCAGACGGGAGGAGcggagggttttggggtgctgcagctgctggaaaaagggggggctgtgggagcagctcGGCAGCAGCCCCGCTGCTCTGGGGTTTTCTCTGGGCTGGgagctcctcctgctggcacCGCCACCAGCCCGGCTtcgggggggacacggggagacCCCACAAGGAGCGAGGGGAGGTGGAGGCACCATGTGGGGAGCACCCCACgggagcagagcccccccccacacaTCTCCATCCCCactcccacctccctccccacccagaCTGCacaaaacacccccaaaaccagctcctgggctggaaAACCTTCTCCCAGCCCCCCAAAATGAGGGGTCCCGGTGTGTGTCACCCCATGACCAGGCCCCCCCACACCGAGGGGCACCCACCTTGCCGGTGACCTCGGCCCGGAGCCCGTTGCAGGCCCCGGTGAGGGCGGTGGAGGCGCGGAGGCAGGCGGtgaggcgggcggcggcgggggccgaGCGCGCCGTGAGGTTCAGCTTGGCGGGGGGAATCCTCGACGGCatgtcccatgtccccaaaaATGAGCCCCAGGGGGAGGCCTGGAAGGGaaaaccggggggggggggggcggaggggatggggtggggatggggatgggatggggtgggatggggatggggtggggatg
This region includes:
- the CFAP126 gene encoding protein Flattop isoform X1 translates to MGGLSAAPLPPQYEDAFSAARLQNWEVPQPGGQRPTPRDGSTQILVNDRGHLLPSVPRSQASPWGSFLGTWDMPSRIPPAKLNLTARSAPAAARLTACLRASTALTGACNGLRAEVTGKPQEPWPDEEASKEPSRTGRGSGGGLRGAQPPPKSPLEGTSSDTAVPLCRKPGLMDVRAERDASPKPPASCQPHCEDEQGTGSSAGGRSPPQPRLGDPGGVAAPQTPASVTAREATPQGKGSGSPHRGI
- the CFAP126 gene encoding protein Flattop isoform X2 yields the protein MAARYGAGQYEDAFSAARLQNWEVPQPGGQRPTPRDGSTQILVNDRGHLLPSVPRSQASPWGSFLGTWDMPSRIPPAKLNLTARSAPAAARLTACLRASTALTGACNGLRAEVTGKPQEPWPDEEASKEPSRTGRGSGGGLRGAQPPPKSPLEGTSSDTAVPLCRKPGLMDVRAERDASPKPPASCQPHCEDEQGTGSSAGGRSPPQPRLGDPGGVAAPQTPASVTAREATPQGKGSGSPHRGI